The Lacipirellula parvula genome window below encodes:
- a CDS encoding 3-keto-disaccharide hydrolase, giving the protein MTSPNYARQIVVLVLLLVAPSLTAAAENSKSNQLTPQQIAEGWISLFDGETLFGWTPTGKADWKVDDGAIAVGEGDEGFLMTNSEFGDYELHVEFKAPATTNSGVFLRTPLKPTDPTKDCIELNIAPKDNPFPTASLVGRLKVSTEPESYRVDDPNQTVKRLGGPGRAVDPWSDGWHAFDLVVEGNNVQIKLDGVLLTTYIANNDSVPPRGRIGLQFREGPVAFRNVRLKPLGLKPMLNGKDLAGWNDDQKKTSKFEIVSAQASSGSLPLEGRAGEGGEAGTRSTPPSLTLPSGGRGPEGNIEGDFELRVTNGSGQLESDATYADFTMQFDTRVDGDGLNSGVFFRCIPREYMNGYECQINNVMKEGDPTKPSDFGTGAIYRRIPARRVNARDHEWFTTTIVATGPHIAVWVNGLQVTDWTDPRPPHDNPRNGLRTAAGTISLQGHDPTTDIRFRNMRIGELPGNTNHDGTKDTTEEKAK; this is encoded by the coding sequence ATGACCTCTCCGAATTACGCTCGCCAAATCGTCGTGCTCGTCTTGCTGCTCGTTGCTCCATCGCTGACAGCCGCGGCGGAGAACTCCAAGTCGAATCAGCTGACGCCGCAGCAGATCGCCGAGGGGTGGATCAGCCTGTTCGACGGCGAGACGCTGTTCGGGTGGACGCCGACAGGCAAGGCGGATTGGAAGGTCGACGATGGCGCGATCGCGGTGGGCGAGGGGGACGAAGGGTTCCTCATGACGAACAGCGAGTTTGGGGACTACGAACTGCATGTGGAGTTCAAGGCGCCGGCGACGACCAATAGCGGCGTGTTCTTGCGGACGCCGTTGAAGCCGACCGATCCGACGAAGGATTGCATCGAGTTGAACATTGCTCCCAAAGACAACCCATTTCCGACGGCGTCGCTGGTAGGACGCTTGAAGGTGAGCACCGAGCCCGAGAGCTACCGCGTCGACGATCCCAATCAGACGGTCAAACGCCTCGGCGGACCGGGACGGGCCGTCGATCCCTGGAGCGACGGTTGGCATGCGTTCGATTTGGTTGTTGAAGGAAACAACGTGCAAATCAAACTCGACGGTGTGCTGCTGACGACTTACATCGCCAACAACGACTCTGTGCCGCCGCGCGGCCGCATCGGCCTACAGTTCCGCGAGGGGCCGGTCGCGTTCCGCAACGTTCGGTTGAAGCCGCTCGGGCTGAAGCCGATGCTCAACGGCAAAGATCTCGCCGGGTGGAATGACGATCAGAAGAAGACTAGTAAGTTTGAAATCGTCTCAGCGCAAGCTTCCTCTGGCTCCCTCCCCCTTGAGGGGAGGGCTGGGGAGGGGGGCGAAGCTGGTACACGCTCCACTCCCCCCTCCCTAACCCTCCCCTCCGGGGGGAGGGGACCAGAAGGGAACATCGAGGGCGATTTCGAACTCCGCGTCACCAATGGCAGCGGCCAGCTTGAGAGCGACGCGACCTACGCCGACTTCACGATGCAGTTCGACACCCGCGTCGACGGCGACGGGCTCAACTCGGGCGTCTTCTTTCGCTGCATCCCGCGCGAGTACATGAACGGCTACGAATGCCAGATCAATAACGTGATGAAGGAGGGCGATCCGACGAAGCCGAGCGACTTTGGCACCGGAGCCATCTACCGCCGCATCCCGGCCCGGCGGGTGAACGCCCGCGACCACGAGTGGTTCACGACGACGATCGTCGCCACCGGCCCCCATATCGCCGTGTGGGTGAACGGCCTGCAAGTGACTGACTGGACCGACCCCCGCCCGCCGCACGACAACCCCCGCAACGGCCTGCGGACAGCCGCGGGAACCATCTCGCTCCAGGGGCATGACCCGACGACCGATATCCGCTTCCGGAACATGCGGATCGGCGAATTGCCGGGAAATACGAACCACGACGGCACGAAGGACACGACGGAAGAAAAGGCGAAATGA
- a CDS encoding argininosuccinate synthase, with amino-acid sequence MPSCVLAYSGGLDTSVILGWLQDEGYDVHAVYVDLGQPCEDREAILKKARDNGAKSSRLIDVREELCRDFAFPVLQWQAKYEGIYLLGTSIARPLISKVCLQVAREVGAEAYAHGATGKGNDQCRFQLAAEALDPNVKIIAPWRIKKFQDLFAGRSDMIAYCEKKGIPVKASIAKPYSSDENCLHISYEAGNLEDPTVDGVSIIDFGMTVSPQEAPDKIETVKIGFESGVPVTINGVKKSPLQMVEELNKIAGRNGVGRIDIVENRFVGMKSRGVYESPGMTTLYAAHLALEQLTIDRETVHLRDRISPEVAEMVYYGFWYVPKMDALMAFMREVQKPVTGEVTVGLYKGNVMIQSRTSPYSLYDAAIASMDEAGNYDQTDAEGFLRIQGLPSRVMGQVRPRKY; translated from the coding sequence ATGCCCAGTTGCGTGTTGGCTTACTCCGGCGGTCTCGATACCTCTGTCATTCTCGGTTGGCTTCAGGACGAGGGGTACGACGTCCATGCCGTGTACGTCGATCTCGGCCAGCCGTGCGAGGATCGCGAGGCGATTCTGAAGAAGGCCCGCGACAACGGGGCGAAGTCTTCGCGGCTGATCGACGTTCGTGAGGAACTGTGCCGCGACTTTGCGTTCCCGGTGCTGCAGTGGCAGGCGAAGTACGAGGGGATTTATCTGCTTGGCACGTCGATCGCCCGGCCGCTCATCTCGAAGGTCTGCTTGCAGGTCGCTCGCGAAGTCGGCGCCGAGGCCTACGCTCACGGCGCAACCGGCAAGGGCAACGACCAGTGCCGGTTCCAACTCGCCGCTGAAGCGCTCGATCCCAACGTAAAAATCATCGCGCCGTGGCGGATCAAGAAGTTCCAGGACCTGTTCGCAGGTCGCAGCGACATGATCGCCTACTGCGAGAAGAAGGGGATCCCGGTGAAGGCGTCGATCGCCAAGCCGTACAGCAGCGACGAGAACTGCCTCCACATCAGCTACGAAGCGGGCAACCTGGAAGACCCGACGGTCGACGGCGTGTCGATCATCGACTTCGGCATGACGGTGTCGCCGCAAGAAGCCCCCGATAAGATCGAGACGGTGAAGATCGGTTTCGAGTCGGGCGTGCCGGTAACGATCAACGGCGTGAAGAAGTCGCCGCTGCAAATGGTCGAGGAGCTGAACAAGATCGCTGGCCGGAACGGCGTGGGGCGGATCGACATCGTCGAGAACCGCTTCGTTGGCATGAAGAGCCGTGGCGTGTACGAGTCGCCCGGCATGACGACGCTGTACGCGGCGCACTTGGCGCTCGAGCAACTGACGATCGACCGCGAGACGGTCCACCTCCGCGATCGCATCAGCCCCGAAGTCGCCGAGATGGTGTACTACGGCTTCTGGTACGTGCCGAAGATGGACGCGCTCATGGCGTTCATGCGTGAGGTGCAGAAGCCGGTGACGGGCGAAGTGACCGTCGGCCTCTACAAGGGCAACGTCATGATTCAAAGCCGGACGAGCCCGTATAGCCTGTACGACGCGGCGATCGCCAGCATGGACGAGGCGGGCAACTACGACCAGACCGATGCGGAAGGGTTCCTGCGGATCCAGGGGCTGCCAAGCCGGGTGATGGGGCAGGTACGGCCGCGGAAGTACTAA
- a CDS encoding four helix bundle protein, whose protein sequence is MASYRDLKVWQLGVDIALEVYRITGNFPKSEQYGLTSQLRRAAVSIASNIAEGHARKTQKELHRFCNIAKGSLAET, encoded by the coding sequence GTGGCTAGTTATCGCGATTTGAAAGTTTGGCAGTTGGGCGTTGATATCGCTCTGGAGGTCTACCGAATAACTGGTAACTTTCCCAAAAGCGAGCAGTACGGCCTCACTAGCCAACTCCGCCGGGCGGCTGTGTCGATTGCTTCCAACATCGCGGAAGGGCACGCGCGCAAGACGCAAAAGGAACTGCACCGGTTCTGCAACATCGCGAAGGGATCGCTTGCGGAAACTTGA